TAGTAACTAACGCACCCTACAGATAAATACTAAAGAATTGACAAATGACTATTCAGCCAAATTTGATGTCTGAGTCACGGCTAACTGAGGTGCAGCCAGCAGGCGAGAATATAGAGGAGTCTTGGGCTGCTGTGCTACCACGGTAGACAGGGCGGTACGTACTTGGCTTGCGACTGCTACCGTCTTGACATCAAAAGTTTGCGTAGCAATTTTGGGATACAAACCAATACCGACGATGGGAACTAGCAAACACATGGCGATCGCAACTTCTCTCGGTCTAGCATCGCCTAAATATGACTCGAATGCCAATTCCTGATTTTCTTTTCCATAGAAGACTTGCCGCAACATGGACAGCAAGTAAATCGGAGTCAGAATTAAACCAACAGCGGCGAGGAAGATGACGACGGTTTTAAACGCAGAACTGTAAGCGTCACTGGTGGTGATGCCGAGGAATATCGTCAACTCACCCACAAATCCGCTCATTCCGGGTAAAGCTAAAGAAGCCATTGAAGCGGCAGTGAATAAAGCAAAGACTTTGGGCATTGCTTTCGCCATCCCCCCCATCTTTTCCATGATTAAAGTATGGGTGCGATCGTAAGCTACTCCCGATAGGAAGAATAAACAAGCGGCAATTAAACCGTGGGAAACCATTTGCAATACTGCGCCGCCAATGCCTAAATCAGTGTAGGAAGCAATCCCAATCAGGACAAAACCCATGTGGGCTATGGAAGAATAAGCGAGTCGCCGCTTGAGATTACCTTGACCGAAGGCAGCAAAAGCACCGTAAATAATGTTAACTATTCCCAATATTGCCAAGACTGGTGCAAAGTAAACGTGAGCATCGGGTAGTAGTTCGATATTAAAGCGGATGAGCGCATAACCACCCATCTTTAGCAATACCCCAGCCAAAATCATTGAGATGGGGGCAGATGCTTCACTGTGAGCATCTGGTAGCCAAGTGTGCAGGGGAAATACTGGCAATTTAACAGCGAAGGCGATAAAGAATCCCGCATAGGCTAGCATTGCCAAGACTTTAGGATAGTGTTTCAGCCCCAGGGCAGTCAAATCGAAGGTGACTGTATCCCCGTAAAAAGCCATTGCTAAACCAGATATCAGAATAAATATAGAAGCAGCAGCAGTATACAGAATAAACTTAGTGGCAGCGTAGCGCCGCTTTTGTCCTCCCCAAATGGAGATCAGCAAGTATACAGGGACTAGCTCGATTTCCCACATTAAGAAGAACATCAATACATCTTGGGCAACAAACACGCCAATTTGGGCGCTGTACATGACCAAGATTAGGAAGTAGAACAAGCGTGGCTTGTTTGTCACGTTCCACGCTGCCAATGTTGCCATCGTGGTGATAAAACCTGCTAGCAACACTAGAGGCATGGATAAACCGTCAACGGCAACCGACCAGTTTAAACCAATCTGGGGAATCCAAGCATAGCTTTCGACGAGTTGATATGTAGAGTTTTGTAAATCAAAATGCTGCCAAAAGGCATAGAGCATGATGCAGAAATCTGCAATCCCGACTCCGAGAGCATACCAGCGAACAATGCCTTTAGAGTCTGGAATCAAAGGAATGGCTAGGCTGGCTACTAGCGGTAGTAGGGTGATGATGCTTAGCCAAGGGACTTGTTCGGGAAACATGGCTGGGAATAAATACTTACTATCTATGGCTTCTATTTTATTAAGTTAAGTAAAGATTTGCAAAGGTAATTTTACCTGCTTTGCTAAAAGTTTTAACTTTTACAGTAAAAATACTTACAACGCACCACGGTATAAAAAACTACTTATAAAATAAGGTAGTACTGAGAAATACTATCATTGAGCAACTCGCACGCCAGAAGCAGCGATAAAGAAAAATCACCATGTTACTCTTCGCTACATTTACACTGAGTAGTCTTCAGTATTAAACGCAAATAAAAGTCTATAAATAGGTTATTCAACAGAAATAAAATGATATCTTTTATACTGTAATTTTTTCTTGATAAATAAAATTTTAGACAGTTACACAAAATATTTAAAGTAACTTTGAACACAGTTTATCTACTGAGCAAATAAGTCATCGATTTGCTAAAACAAAGCGATTTTAGTCGGCGAACGAAATCACTTATTCTTACTCGTCAAATTTAGAATCTTCCTATTTTTTAAAAAACTTTTTATACTATTCTTTAAATCAGAAAAAATTTGATAGCTAGGTCGAGTCAGGAAGTAAATCTCAGCTCAGATCGATCGCATATTGACTACTTTTACCTTAGGTAAAATGGTCGAGATTGCTAAAAGTTTTTCTGACAAAAATTTATTTTAATTAAGGTTATTGTATCTATGAGTATTCTCAGGCTGGCTAAGGATCTTGCTAAACTAGCTCTTCCTAAACCCTTAGTCAATCAAATTCAAAGCTGGTTAGCTCTGATATCTGTCACTAGAAGGAAGGGTTTCAGCTTTTATCTAAACTCTCCCGATCGCTTCGTATTAGAAGATGCAATTATTCCCTACATCGTCAAATGTAATGAATTTCACAAAATACTATTTGTTGGTAGCGACTGGTACACTAAACCGTACAATCGCTATTTCAAAAATAAAGAGTACTGGACGATTGAAATTAATCCGAACAGAAAAAAATTCGGTTCTAAACGACACGTTGTTGACTCGCTATTAAACTTAAGCCAGCATTTTGCCCCTGGTAACTTTGACTTAATAGTTTATAACGGTGTCTTCGGACATGGGATTGATAGTAAAGAAGCAACAGAGATATCGTTTCAGCAATGTTTTCAATGCTTGCGTCCAGGCGGAATGTTAGTGTTTGGCTGGAATGATGTTACCAGACACAAACCTTTCCCTGTGATTGAAGAATGTCAAAACTTGCGACAGTTTGAACCCGTTGTTTTCAGTCCCCTCGCTACTAGCCAGTATCTTGTCGCTGAGAGTAGCGATCGCCATGTATTTAATTTTTATCAGAAGCCTTTACCTGTAGTTGTAGAGATGCATTACGATACACCCCTACAATCTATATCTAAACCACCTGTATCTAAACTACGCGATTCACAATCGTCCACACGTCTCCATCAGAACGGACATGAGGGACTGAAATCGTTTGAAAGCCAGTGATAAACGGTTTGTAGTAAACTTGCCAATAACTCGGACTGATTCGATCTGCGATCGCTTTAAGCGCGCGGATTTCTTCGGCTAATTCTCCTGCAAGTTCGTTGATTCGATCGGCGTGAACTTTAGCTTGCGTTCTCCCTTCCTCGACGTGTTGCTCGATCGATTGATATTGCGATCGCACCTGCAAGGCGCTGAATTCGGCGCGTTTTTGTCGCAGTTGCGCCGTCAAAGCTGCTAAGCTTTCTAGTAGCTGTGCTAAGCTATCGTTTGTTGTTTGCGCCTGGGTAGAGCTACTTTCTGGTGACTCAGCGCTGAGGGAGGCGCATTCTTGCTGTAAAGCCGCAATTTGTGCGCGAATTGCCTCAATCTCTGCTTGGTTTGGTTGCATTGTATTGGTATACCAAATTCTTTGGATCTCTTATCTAGCTTGCCAGTCTTCTAGAAGCGATCGCAAATACAATAAGTATTACGTCCTTGCTGTTTGGCACAATAGAGAGCGCGATCGGCAGCAGCGATCGATTTTTCAGTTGACATTTCCCGATGCGGAAGTTGACTGCTAATTCCTAAAGACACAGTGACGTATGCACTGACTTCAGACTGAGAATGGAGAATCTGAAGCTGTTCGATCTCTGCTTGAATGCGTTCGGCGACTCGAATTGCACCTTCAGTATTGGTATTTGGCAAAATAATTCCGAATTCTTCACCACCATATCTTGCGACTAAATCTGCCGGACGTGTCACAGCACGCATCAACGCCTTGGCAATGCTTTGTAAACAAATATCTCCAGCAATATGACCGTAGCAATCGTTGTATTTTTTAAAGTAATCGACATCACACAAAATTAA
This window of the Chroococcidiopsis thermalis PCC 7203 genome carries:
- a CDS encoding NAD(P)H-quinone oxidoreductase subunit 4, encoding MFPEQVPWLSIITLLPLVASLAIPLIPDSKGIVRWYALGVGIADFCIMLYAFWQHFDLQNSTYQLVESYAWIPQIGLNWSVAVDGLSMPLVLLAGFITTMATLAAWNVTNKPRLFYFLILVMYSAQIGVFVAQDVLMFFLMWEIELVPVYLLISIWGGQKRRYAATKFILYTAAASIFILISGLAMAFYGDTVTFDLTALGLKHYPKVLAMLAYAGFFIAFAVKLPVFPLHTWLPDAHSEASAPISMILAGVLLKMGGYALIRFNIELLPDAHVYFAPVLAILGIVNIIYGAFAAFGQGNLKRRLAYSSIAHMGFVLIGIASYTDLGIGGAVLQMVSHGLIAACLFFLSGVAYDRTHTLIMEKMGGMAKAMPKVFALFTAASMASLALPGMSGFVGELTIFLGITTSDAYSSAFKTVVIFLAAVGLILTPIYLLSMLRQVFYGKENQELAFESYLGDARPREVAIAMCLLVPIVGIGLYPKIATQTFDVKTVAVASQVRTALSTVVAQQPKTPLYSRLLAAPQLAVTQTSNLAE
- a CDS encoding class I SAM-dependent methyltransferase, which encodes MSILRLAKDLAKLALPKPLVNQIQSWLALISVTRRKGFSFYLNSPDRFVLEDAIIPYIVKCNEFHKILFVGSDWYTKPYNRYFKNKEYWTIEINPNRKKFGSKRHVVDSLLNLSQHFAPGNFDLIVYNGVFGHGIDSKEATEISFQQCFQCLRPGGMLVFGWNDVTRHKPFPVIEECQNLRQFEPVVFSPLATSQYLVAESSDRHVFNFYQKPLPVVVEMHYDTPLQSISKPPVSKLRDSQSSTRLHQNGHEGLKSFESQ